From the genome of Bradyrhizobium sp. G127:
AGTCGGCCTGCAACTGCGCCAGCGCGACCTTGACGTCCACGCCTTCCGGCATGCGCTTGGCCAGCGACGCCTCGTCCAGCGGCTCGGTCGATGCGAACAGCAGCGCTTCGAGCAGGCGGAGTTCCTCGGGCCGCGCGACGGCATCGCCGGAGGAGTCCTGCACGGACTCGTGCGCTGATTCCTGTGAAGGCTCCTGCACGGAGTCCTGCTCGACCGGAGCGATATGTTTCGCCACCGCGTTCGTTCTTGCCGGACTTGCCATGGCCTTGTCTCCTTCTTCCACTTACTCGCCGGCTTCAACTAATCAGCTTGCATTCCCGGCGCTGCCTGAGCGTCGGGAGGCACGTGGGCCACATGTTTACGGAAATACAAAGGGGCGAACGCTTCTTTCTGGTGCAGATCGAGCGTGCCTTCGCGCACCAGTTCAAGCGCCGCGGCAAAGCTCGATGCGAACACGGTTGCCTTCTGCGTGGGATCGACCACGTAGCGCATCAGGTGCTCGTCGAGGCTCGCCCAGTCCTCGGAATCCGCAGCCCCCACCAGCCGCTCCAGCGAGGCGCGCGCTTCCGACAGCGACCACACCGTGCGCTTGGCCAGATGCACCGTTGCCAGCACGCGCTGCTGGCGCTGCGTCGCGTAAGCCGACAACAGATCGTACAGCGTCGCGGTCCAGCGGGCGTGCTTGACCGTTGCAATGGATTCCGGCTGACCGCGCGGGAAGATGTCGCGCCGCAGCTGCGGCCGCGTCATCAGCCGGTTCGAGGCTTCGCGTATCTGCTCGAGGCGGCGCAGCCGATTGGCGAGAGCGGTCGCAAGATCTTCCGCGCTCGGGCCTTCCGCCTCGGGAGGCTCAGGCAGCAGCAGGCGCGACTTGAGATAGGCAAGCCACGCCGCCATGACGAGATAGTCGGCGGCGAGCTCGAGGCGCAGCTTCCGCGCCGCTTCGATGAACACGAGATACTGGTCGGCCAGCGCCAGAATGGAAATCTTGTGCAGGTCCACCTTCTGCTGACGCGCGAGCGCCAGCAGCAGATCGAGCGGGCCTTCGTAGCCTTCGACATCGACAACGAGCGACGGTTCGTCTTCAGCAAGTTCAGCTGCCGGCAAGCCGGTTTCGAATGACAGGATTTCCGCGCTCATGAGGTCAGGCCTCCGGCGCGGCCGATCAGCCGGTCCAGCTCGGCACGCCCCGCCACGCGATCGAACGGCTGCGGCGCCTTGCGCGACGCCAGTGCGCGATCGGCGCGGGCCAATGCCTTGCCCGCAAGCAGCGGCGTCTCATCGGCGACCTGCGTCATCTCGTCGAGCTTGCCGTTGCAATGCAGGACCACGTCGCAGCCCGCCGCCAGACTGGCGCGGGTCCGCTCCGCAATCGATC
Proteins encoded in this window:
- a CDS encoding ScpA family protein, coding for MSAEILSFETGLPAAELAEDEPSLVVDVEGYEGPLDLLLALARQQKVDLHKISILALADQYLVFIEAARKLRLELAADYLVMAAWLAYLKSRLLLPEPPEAEGPSAEDLATALANRLRRLEQIREASNRLMTRPQLRRDIFPRGQPESIATVKHARWTATLYDLLSAYATQRQQRVLATVHLAKRTVWSLSEARASLERLVGAADSEDWASLDEHLMRYVVDPTQKATVFASSFAAALELVREGTLDLHQKEAFAPLYFRKHVAHVPPDAQAAPGMQAD